A stretch of the Mycoplasmoides genitalium G37 genome encodes the following:
- a CDS encoding DUF5453 family protein: MKRNWRQHYNVFLANLVLVFGFALNILVAKQSLNNTTPQFRFLFVTPFLGVVIGAVLYFFDVKWFLIDYPYKKFHFQKKWAIVYLSGVIVFFLNVLIGVVLLVVMVNYITNQILEREYERLFTNSLPYLWSTTGTSIVLSLISIGMSKTAHFFIDIEILKAKKGEPTDPNKTDNRAVVINLDENKKNEKEQSPPSAEMTSL, encoded by the coding sequence ATGAAACGTAACTGAAGACAACACTATAATGTTTTTTTAGCTAATCTAGTTTTAGTATTTGGCTTTGCTTTAAATATTTTGGTTGCAAAACAATCTTTAAATAACACAACGCCCCAGTTCAGGTTTTTGTTTGTAACTCCTTTTCTTGGCGTTGTCATAGGTGCTGTTCTCTATTTTTTTGATGTTAAGTGGTTTTTAATTGACTATCCATACAAGAAATTTCACTTTCAAAAAAAATGAGCAATTGTTTATTTATCAGGGGTTATTGTATTTTTTTTAAATGTTTTAATTGGAGTAGTTTTACTTGTTGTAATGGTTAATTACATTACTAACCAAATTCTTGAAAGGGAATATGAAAGATTATTTACAAATTCATTACCTTATTTATGATCAACAACAGGAACTAGTATTGTTTTAAGTCTTATTAGTATAGGAATGAGTAAAACTGCACATTTTTTTATTGATATAGAGATTTTGAAAGCCAAAAAAGGAGAACCCACTGATCCTAATAAAACTGATAATAGAGCAGTTGTTATTAATCTTGATGAGAATAAAAAGAATGAAAAAGAACAGTCCCCTCCTTCTGCAGAAATGACTAGTCTTTAA
- a CDS encoding glycosyltransferase family 2 protein: MPSKYLFTVIIPTYNCCQYIKKALDSLLLQNEYFLKTQVLIVNDGSLDNTKEVVSDYLIKYSNISYFEKTNGNWGSVINYVKKNKLALGQYITVLDSDDYFLKDSFKKVARFFGHDMIIGAFYCYINENKTRFLKPYFGKTGVIKEHTKLRTPHSQPIAKFYSNKLFYELHDLKEKLFFQDCLMYHDAINRVESVFYLREPLAVWFSTRPGNSTTTSWENPNKFNAWCEILQKMNLYGAGIVIYIYTMLPGFLKQLKKKQLILNLNHKPAYTWLPKPLAFIFGGLMAFKTRKYIKYPK, encoded by the coding sequence GTGCCAAGTAAGTATTTATTCACCGTTATAATTCCAACATACAATTGTTGTCAATACATAAAAAAGGCATTAGATTCATTGCTTTTACAGAATGAATATTTTTTAAAAACACAAGTACTAATAGTTAACGATGGTTCACTAGACAATACTAAGGAAGTTGTTAGTGACTATTTAATAAAGTACTCCAATATTAGTTATTTTGAAAAAACTAATGGTAATTGGGGTAGTGTTATTAACTATGTTAAAAAAAATAAATTAGCCTTAGGTCAATATATTACTGTTTTAGATAGCGATGATTATTTTTTAAAAGATAGTTTTAAAAAAGTGGCTCGTTTCTTTGGCCATGACATGATCATTGGCGCTTTTTATTGTTATATTAATGAAAATAAAACTCGTTTTTTAAAACCTTATTTCGGTAAGACTGGTGTTATTAAAGAACATACCAAATTAAGAACCCCCCATTCCCAACCTATTGCTAAATTTTACAGTAATAAACTTTTCTATGAACTACATGATCTTAAGGAAAAGTTATTCTTCCAGGATTGTTTAATGTATCACGATGCTATTAACAGAGTTGAAAGTGTTTTTTATTTGCGAGAGCCTTTAGCAGTTTGGTTTTCTACAAGACCTGGCAATTCTACAACAACTTCTTGAGAAAATCCAAATAAATTTAATGCTTGGTGTGAAATTCTCCAAAAAATGAATTTGTATGGAGCTGGGATAGTAATCTACATCTATACTATGCTACCTGGATTTCTAAAACAACTAAAGAAAAAACAACTAATACTGAATTTGAACCATAAACCAGCTTACACTTGATTACCTAAACCTTTAGCGTTTATTTTTGGTGGTTTAATGGCATTTAAAACCAGAAAATACATTAAATATCCTAAGTAA
- the ychF gene encoding redox-regulated ATPase YchF: protein MLSAGIVGLPNVGKSTLFSAITNLQVEIANYPFATIEPNTGIVNVSDERLDKLASLINPEKIVYTTFRFVDIAGLVKGASQGQGLGNQFLANIREVDLICHVVRCFQDKKIVHVNNTIDPVFDFEIIVNELIQADFELITNRIGKLKRKAESGDKIAKEEFVLLEIVLNGLKQGQMPIQTLSESELKTIKSLNLLTAKPILIVANVSENDLLNLDNNEALKKLNAFLDQKKIPKAITVCSLIEKELSGLKLEQRQYFLDELGLKNYSGLNRVIQAAYQTLNLWSFFTFGKKEVRAWTFKKGWNAPQCAGQIHSDFEKGFIKVEVISWDQLFAMKSLQEAKKQGLIRLEGKNYLIKDGDVCNFKFNVT, encoded by the coding sequence ATGTTAAGTGCAGGGATAGTTGGTTTACCTAATGTTGGTAAGTCAACTTTATTTAGTGCTATTACTAATTTGCAAGTTGAAATAGCAAACTATCCTTTTGCAACTATAGAACCTAATACTGGCATTGTTAATGTTAGTGATGAGAGATTAGATAAATTAGCTAGCTTAATTAATCCTGAAAAGATAGTTTATACAACCTTTCGTTTTGTTGATATAGCAGGTCTTGTTAAAGGCGCCAGTCAAGGTCAAGGATTGGGTAATCAATTCTTAGCAAACATCCGTGAAGTGGATTTAATTTGTCATGTTGTAAGATGTTTTCAAGATAAAAAAATTGTTCATGTTAACAATACAATAGATCCTGTTTTTGATTTTGAAATTATTGTTAATGAACTAATCCAAGCTGATTTTGAATTAATAACAAACAGAATCGGCAAGCTTAAAAGAAAAGCTGAATCAGGTGATAAAATCGCTAAAGAAGAGTTTGTATTACTTGAAATTGTTTTAAATGGATTAAAACAAGGTCAAATGCCCATTCAGACTCTAAGTGAAAGTGAATTGAAAACAATTAAATCACTTAATCTATTAACAGCTAAACCTATTCTAATAGTAGCCAATGTATCTGAGAATGACTTATTAAACCTTGATAATAATGAAGCTTTAAAAAAATTGAATGCTTTTCTTGATCAAAAAAAGATTCCCAAGGCAATCACAGTTTGTTCTTTAATTGAAAAAGAATTAAGCGGTTTGAAATTAGAACAACGTCAATACTTTTTGGATGAACTTGGCTTAAAAAATTATTCAGGTTTAAACCGAGTAATTCAAGCTGCATATCAAACTTTAAACCTTTGGTCTTTTTTTACTTTTGGTAAAAAAGAAGTTAGAGCATGAACATTTAAAAAGGGTTGAAATGCTCCTCAGTGTGCTGGGCAAATTCATTCTGATTTTGAAAAAGGATTTATTAAAGTTGAAGTAATTAGTTGAGATCAATTGTTTGCAATGAAATCTTTACAAGAAGCTAAAAAACAAGGTTTGATAAGATTGGAAGGCAAAAATTACTTAATAAAAGATGGTGATGTTTGTAACTTTAAATTTAACGTCACTTAA
- the metG gene encoding methionine--tRNA ligase, with product MKRCYITTPIYYASGKPHIGHAFTTILADVIKRFKIQNGYEAFLLVGSDEHGNKIESKAKSLNLDPKTFVDINAQAFKLMWKTLNISFDHFIRTTDEIHKQQVQKTFQDLYDKKLIYQSEWKGAYCVECEQNYFTFNKQTMLCEIGHNLSLVQEPCWFISFSSTKNWIETTIGKNQLNIIPKSRASELKNNFINNGLNDLALTRKNVTWGIKVPFDPNQTIYVWFDALFSYITNLGFRNGDPNFIKWWNNDNKEREVIHLISREITRFHCIYWPIFLHLLDIKLPTQFLSHGWIVDGEGRKMSKSLNNVISPEQLIDQFGVDGTRYCLLKEMRLDKDNRCSVSILKEIYNADLANSFGNHVSRTFGMIKKYLNGKLEYQIITDNALQKIMILIDESIVQFDHYFNSYEFYRAINLLLKIVFELSKLIDDFKPWELFKNQEFSLLKQLLFTCVRCVQVCYVLLTPILVNTASKVFHLFNFADDACRKDQLRDATLLKKIIISNSMEVLFKRVD from the coding sequence ATGAAGCGTTGTTATATTACAACCCCTATCTACTACGCATCAGGTAAGCCACACATAGGTCATGCTTTTACCACTATTTTGGCGGATGTAATTAAGCGTTTTAAAATCCAAAACGGATATGAGGCTTTTTTGCTTGTTGGCAGTGATGAACATGGCAATAAAATAGAAAGTAAAGCTAAAAGTTTAAATTTAGATCCTAAAACATTTGTTGATATTAACGCTCAAGCTTTTAAGTTAATGTGAAAGACCCTTAATATTAGTTTTGATCACTTTATTAGAACAACTGATGAAATCCATAAACAACAAGTTCAAAAAACATTTCAAGATTTATATGACAAAAAACTAATTTATCAAAGTGAATGAAAAGGGGCATATTGTGTTGAGTGTGAACAAAATTACTTTACTTTTAATAAACAAACAATGTTATGTGAAATAGGTCATAATCTCAGTCTTGTCCAAGAACCTTGCTGATTTATTTCTTTTTCTTCTACTAAAAATTGAATTGAAACAACGATAGGAAAAAATCAACTTAACATTATTCCTAAATCACGTGCTTCTGAATTAAAAAATAACTTTATAAACAATGGTTTAAACGATTTAGCATTAACAAGAAAAAATGTTACTTGAGGAATAAAAGTTCCTTTTGATCCAAATCAAACAATCTATGTTTGGTTTGATGCATTGTTTTCTTATATCACCAATTTAGGATTTAGAAATGGTGATCCTAATTTTATAAAGTGATGAAATAATGACAATAAAGAAAGAGAAGTTATCCATCTTATATCACGTGAAATCACCAGATTTCACTGCATCTATTGACCGATTTTTCTACACTTACTTGATATTAAGTTACCAACCCAATTTTTATCACATGGCTGGATAGTTGATGGTGAAGGGAGAAAGATGTCAAAATCTTTAAACAACGTTATCTCTCCAGAACAATTAATTGATCAATTTGGTGTTGATGGTACAAGATATTGTTTATTAAAAGAGATGCGTTTAGATAAAGATAATCGTTGTAGTGTTAGCATCTTAAAAGAGATTTATAATGCTGATCTTGCCAATAGTTTTGGAAACCATGTTTCACGTACTTTTGGCATGATTAAAAAGTATCTAAACGGCAAATTAGAATACCAAATTATTACTGATAATGCACTTCAAAAAATAATGATTTTAATAGATGAATCAATCGTTCAATTTGATCATTACTTTAACAGTTATGAATTTTATAGAGCGATTAATCTACTTTTAAAAATTGTTTTTGAATTAAGTAAATTAATTGATGATTTCAAACCATGAGAATTGTTTAAAAATCAGGAATTCTCACTTTTAAAACAACTACTTTTTACTTGTGTTAGGTGTGTGCAGGTATGCTATGTGTTGTTAACACCTATCTTAGTAAATACTGCTTCAAAAGTTTTTCATTTATTTAATTTCGCTGATGATGCCTGTAGAAAAGATCAATTAAGAGATGCAACTTTATTAAAAAAAATTATTATCTCTAATTCAATGGAAGTTTTATTTAAAAGAGTAGATTAA
- the rpoE gene encoding DNA-directed RNA polymerase subunit delta — translation MQLEYLNLISQAKVIAEKQFKANPFSFETIWKEVVKHFKISKQDEPSLIGRFYQDFLEDPNFVYLGDRKWKLRDFMKFDEWNKISQSMFVTKEIFEEGYEDLSNKKVEPEEGVGDFIMGNDGDDNETGSEIVQGLINDSFSEENQ, via the coding sequence ATGCAATTAGAGTACCTCAATCTTATTTCTCAAGCTAAAGTTATTGCAGAAAAACAATTTAAAGCTAACCCTTTTTCTTTTGAAACAATTTGAAAAGAAGTAGTTAAACATTTCAAGATTTCAAAACAAGATGAACCAAGCTTAATTGGTCGTTTTTATCAAGATTTTCTTGAGGATCCTAACTTTGTCTATTTAGGTGATAGAAAATGAAAACTTCGTGATTTTATGAAGTTTGATGAATGGAACAAGATATCACAATCTATGTTTGTTACAAAGGAGATTTTTGAAGAAGGTTATGAAGATCTTTCCAATAAAAAAGTAGAACCTGAGGAAGGAGTTGGTGATTTCATTATGGGAAATGATGGTGATGACAATGAAACTGGCAGTGAAATAGTACAAGGTTTAATTAATGATTCATTCAGTGAGGAAAATCAATAG
- a CDS encoding DUF1948 domain-containing protein: MKGLTNKLTRTQRRIAVVEFIFSLLFFLPKEAEVIQADFLEYDTKERQLNEWQKLIVKAFSENIFSFQKKIEEQQLKNQLEIQTKYNKISGKKIDLLTTAVVLCALSEQKAHNTDKPLLISEALLIMDHYSQGAEKKQTHALLDKLL, translated from the coding sequence GTGAAAGGTTTAACAAATAAATTAACTAGAACCCAAAGACGAATTGCTGTAGTGGAATTTATCTTTTCTCTCCTCTTTTTCTTACCTAAAGAAGCTGAAGTTATTCAAGCAGATTTTTTAGAGTATGATACTAAAGAACGACAACTAAATGAATGACAAAAACTAATTGTTAAAGCATTTAGTGAAAATATCTTCTCTTTTCAAAAGAAAATTGAAGAACAACAATTGAAAAATCAATTAGAAATTCAAACTAAATACAATAAAATATCAGGAAAAAAGATTGATCTTTTAACTACTGCAGTTGTTTTATGTGCACTTAGTGAACAAAAGGCACATAATACTGATAAACCACTTTTAATTAGTGAGGCATTGTTGATTATGGATCATTATTCACAAGGTGCTGAAAAAAAACAAACTCATGCTTTATTAGATAAGCTCTTGTAA
- a CDS encoding DJ-1/PfpI family protein: MKKILVIVYPEMNDVEYTNVMVVFSFIKTIQTTCYHHSLKKITASNGVVEVNNIVNTINLSEFDAVYIPGGIGATKHLDKDEKLLKTINYFKVNNLYLFAICDTPNVLFKHGIITKDEIYSSFPNPNLVMSENRSTAKVTVANKLITARSAGCALEFATVIVCTFLKDNTLNELVHKRLFGSEIKD; the protein is encoded by the coding sequence ATGAAAAAGATACTTGTTATTGTCTATCCAGAGATGAATGATGTTGAATATACTAATGTAATGGTTGTATTTAGTTTCATTAAAACAATACAAACAACATGTTATCACCATTCATTAAAAAAGATAACTGCTAGTAATGGTGTTGTTGAAGTTAACAATATTGTCAACACCATTAACTTATCAGAATTTGATGCAGTTTATATTCCCGGTGGAATAGGAGCTACAAAACACTTAGATAAAGATGAAAAACTGCTTAAAACAATTAATTATTTCAAAGTAAATAACCTTTATCTTTTTGCTATTTGTGACACACCGAATGTTCTATTTAAACATGGTATTATCACTAAAGATGAGATCTATTCTTCTTTTCCAAACCCAAATTTAGTTATGTCTGAAAACAGATCAACAGCAAAAGTAACAGTAGCAAATAAATTAATAACAGCAAGAAGTGCTGGTTGTGCTTTGGAATTTGCAACAGTTATTGTGTGCACTTTTTTAAAAGATAACACTTTAAATGAGCTTGTTCATAAAAGGTTATTTGGTAGTGAAATTAAAGACTAG
- the dnaJ gene encoding molecular chaperone DnaJ, with amino-acid sequence MAAGKRDYYEVLGISKNASSQDIKRAFRKLAMQYHPDRHKAENETTQKQNEEKFKEVNEAYEVLSDEEKRKLYDQFGHEGLNASGFHEAGFNPFDIFNSVFGEGFSFGMDGDSPFDFIFNRSKKRQQQIVVPYNLDIALVIEINFFEMTNGCNKTIKYERKVSCHSCNGFGAEGGESGLDLCKDCNGNGFVIKNQRSIFGTIQSQVLCSTCNGQGKQIKVKCKTCRSNKYTVTNQIKEINIPAGMYSGEALVDESGGNEFKGHYGKLIIQVNVLASKIFKRSDNNVIANVLVDPMVAIVGGVIELPTLEGIKEFNIRPGTKSGEQIVIPNGGIKFSKSFKRKAGDLIIIISYARPCEYTNLELKKLREFIKPNQEVKQYLNTLKNEYKT; translated from the coding sequence ATGGCTGCTGGTAAAAGGGATTATTATGAAGTTCTAGGGATATCTAAAAACGCTAGTTCTCAAGACATAAAAAGAGCTTTTAGAAAGCTTGCAATGCAATATCACCCCGATCGTCATAAAGCAGAAAATGAAACTACTCAAAAACAAAATGAGGAAAAGTTTAAAGAGGTTAATGAAGCATATGAAGTTCTAAGTGATGAAGAAAAACGTAAGCTTTATGACCAGTTTGGTCATGAAGGGTTAAATGCTTCTGGTTTTCATGAAGCAGGGTTTAATCCTTTTGACATCTTTAATAGTGTTTTTGGTGAGGGATTTTCCTTTGGAATGGATGGTGATTCACCATTTGATTTCATTTTTAATCGTTCTAAAAAACGTCAACAACAAATTGTTGTTCCCTATAACCTTGATATTGCTTTAGTAATTGAAATTAACTTTTTTGAAATGACTAATGGTTGCAACAAAACCATCAAATATGAAAGAAAAGTTTCATGTCATAGTTGTAATGGTTTTGGCGCTGAAGGCGGGGAAAGTGGATTGGATCTTTGTAAGGATTGTAATGGCAATGGTTTTGTTATTAAAAACCAACGTTCTATCTTTGGAACCATTCAATCCCAAGTCTTGTGTTCAACTTGCAATGGACAAGGAAAACAAATTAAAGTTAAGTGCAAAACTTGTCGTTCTAACAAATACACTGTTACCAATCAAATTAAAGAGATTAATATTCCAGCAGGAATGTATAGTGGTGAAGCTTTAGTTGATGAAAGTGGTGGTAATGAATTTAAAGGTCACTATGGAAAATTAATCATTCAAGTGAATGTATTGGCAAGTAAGATTTTCAAACGTAGTGATAATAATGTTATTGCCAATGTTTTAGTAGATCCAATGGTTGCTATAGTTGGTGGGGTAATTGAACTACCTACTCTTGAAGGGATTAAAGAATTTAATATTAGACCAGGCACTAAGAGTGGCGAACAGATTGTTATTCCTAACGGTGGGATTAAATTCTCAAAGAGTTTTAAAAGAAAAGCTGGGGACTTAATCATTATTATTAGTTATGCACGTCCTTGTGAATACACTAACTTAGAATTGAAAAAATTACGTGAGTTTATCAAACCTAATCAAGAGGTTAAACAATATTTAAATACTTTAAAAAATGAATACAAAACTTAA
- the pip gene encoding prolyl aminopeptidase: MNTKLNVKGYLNVGDNHQLYYWTQGNPNGKPVLYIHGGPGSGTDEGCLKYFDLETTWIILLDQRGCGKSKTNDIFYENNTDKLVSDFEILRQKLNIKNWTLFGGSWGSALALVYAIKHPQVVDKIFLRALFLAREKDWSEALMGLGKMFYPYEHQRFMDSIPKAYQNSYEQIVNYCYDQFQNGDESTKEKLAKAWVDWESTLLSPINKIHSTATDFKLVEKLALLECHYAVNKSFLDENFILDNISVLKNKSIYLAHGRFDLICPLYQPLALKQAFPELQLYVTNNAGHSGSDANNLATIKHLLKTYL, translated from the coding sequence ATGAATACAAAACTTAATGTAAAAGGTTATCTAAATGTTGGTGATAACCATCAACTTTATTACTGAACACAAGGAAATCCTAATGGTAAACCGGTTTTGTATATCCATGGCGGACCTGGTTCTGGTACTGATGAAGGATGTTTAAAGTATTTTGATCTTGAAACAACTTGGATTATTTTATTAGATCAAAGAGGTTGTGGTAAGAGTAAGACTAATGATATCTTTTATGAAAATAACACTGATAAATTAGTTAGTGATTTTGAAATTTTACGTCAAAAATTAAACATTAAAAACTGAACACTCTTTGGTGGTAGTTGGGGTTCTGCACTTGCTTTAGTTTATGCAATTAAACACCCACAAGTAGTTGATAAGATCTTTTTAAGAGCACTTTTTTTAGCTAGAGAAAAAGACTGATCTGAAGCTTTAATGGGATTAGGAAAAATGTTTTATCCTTATGAACACCAACGCTTTATGGATAGTATTCCTAAAGCTTATCAGAACAGTTATGAACAAATTGTTAACTACTGTTATGATCAATTTCAAAATGGTGATGAATCAACCAAAGAAAAACTTGCTAAAGCTTGGGTGGATTGAGAATCAACATTACTTTCACCTATTAACAAAATTCATTCAACAGCAACAGACTTTAAATTAGTTGAAAAACTAGCTTTATTGGAATGTCACTATGCAGTTAATAAAAGTTTTTTGGATGAAAACTTCATTCTAGATAACATTAGTGTTCTTAAAAATAAAAGTATTTATTTGGCTCATGGTAGATTTGATCTGATCTGTCCTTTATATCAACCATTAGCATTAAAACAAGCATTCCCTGAATTACAACTTTATGTAACCAATAATGCTGGTCATAGTGGTAGTGATGCTAATAATTTAGCAACTATAAAACACCTTTTAAAAACTTACCTTTAA
- the fba gene encoding class II fructose-1,6-bisphosphate aldolase — protein MLVNFKLMLQKAKLGKYAIPHININNYEWAKAVLTAANQANSPIIVSVSEGALKYMSGYSVVIPLVKGLIESLSVKVPVTLHLDHGSYDACIQALQAGFSSVMFDGSHLPFEENFNKSKKLIEIAQKTNASVELEVGTIGGEEDGVIGQGELANVDECKQIASLKPDALAAGIGNIHGIYPKNWKGLNFPLIETISKITNLPLVLHGGSGILENDVKKAISLGICKLNINTECQLAFAHEIRKYIESNKDLDLNKKGYDPRKLLKEPTQAIVDTCLEKIDLCGSRNKA, from the coding sequence ATGCTTGTTAACTTTAAATTGATGCTTCAAAAAGCAAAGCTAGGTAAATATGCAATCCCTCACATTAACATCAATAACTATGAATGGGCCAAAGCTGTTTTAACAGCAGCAAATCAAGCTAATAGCCCAATTATTGTTTCAGTATCTGAAGGTGCTTTAAAGTACATGTCTGGTTATAGTGTTGTTATCCCGCTTGTTAAGGGTTTAATTGAATCACTAAGTGTTAAAGTACCAGTGACATTACATTTAGATCATGGTAGTTATGATGCATGTATCCAAGCATTACAGGCTGGATTTAGTTCAGTAATGTTTGATGGTTCACATTTACCATTTGAAGAAAATTTCAATAAATCTAAAAAGTTAATAGAGATAGCACAAAAAACAAATGCTTCTGTTGAACTTGAAGTTGGTACTATTGGTGGAGAAGAAGATGGTGTTATAGGACAAGGTGAGTTAGCTAATGTTGATGAATGTAAACAAATCGCTAGTTTAAAACCAGATGCTTTAGCAGCAGGAATTGGTAATATCCATGGTATCTATCCTAAGAATTGAAAAGGATTAAACTTTCCTTTGATTGAAACAATATCAAAAATTACTAACTTACCCTTAGTTTTACATGGTGGCTCTGGAATCTTAGAAAATGATGTTAAAAAAGCAATTAGTTTAGGGATTTGCAAACTAAATATTAATACTGAGTGTCAATTAGCATTTGCACATGAAATTAGAAAATACATTGAATCAAATAAAGACTTGGATCTTAACAAAAAAGGTTATGATCCTAGAAAACTTTTAAAAGAACCTACTCAAGCAATTGTTGATACTTGCTTGGAAAAGATTGATTTGTGTGGTTCTAGAAATAAAGCATAG
- the efp gene encoding elongation factor P, producing the protein MAEMIEAKNLRNGQTIFGPNKEILLVLENTFNKTAMRQGIVKTKVKNLRTGAIVWLEFTGDKLEQVIIDKKKMNFLYKDGNNFVFMDQKDYSQIEINEKKLEWEKNFITEEIEVTVITYQDEILGVNLPDLVPIEVEFAEDAIQGNTANMARKKARLVTGYELDVPQFINTGDKIVIATVDGNYRERFNK; encoded by the coding sequence ATGGCAGAAATGATAGAAGCAAAAAATCTTCGTAATGGGCAAACCATCTTCGGTCCTAACAAAGAGATTTTATTAGTACTGGAAAATACATTTAACAAAACCGCAATGCGCCAGGGAATTGTTAAAACTAAAGTTAAAAACTTAAGAACTGGGGCTATTGTTTGGCTTGAATTTACTGGTGACAAATTAGAACAAGTAATTATTGATAAGAAAAAAATGAATTTCTTATACAAAGATGGTAATAACTTTGTTTTTATGGATCAAAAAGACTACAGTCAGATTGAGATTAATGAAAAAAAATTAGAGTGGGAAAAAAATTTCATTACTGAAGAAATTGAAGTTACTGTTATTACTTATCAAGATGAAATTCTAGGAGTTAATTTACCTGATTTAGTTCCTATTGAAGTTGAGTTTGCTGAAGATGCTATTCAGGGCAATACTGCTAACATGGCAAGAAAAAAAGCACGCCTTGTAACTGGTTATGAACTTGATGTACCCCAATTTATTAATACTGGTGATAAGATTGTAATTGCCACTGTTGATGGCAATTACCGTGAAAGGTTTAACAAATAA
- the upp gene encoding uracil phosphoribosyltransferase produces the protein MIKKVQHALILNELTKLRDKNTTTSQFRMALNQITSLLFFEATKQLPLATVEVETPFAKTKGYKLKNDIVLVPIMRAGLGMIDAIVRYSDKIRVGHLGIYRQTQTTSVISYYKKMPENISDSHVIILDPMLATGTTLLTAIKSIKEDKPIKISVIAIVAAPEGINKVEKMHPHVDIFLAAIDEKLNDNRYIIPGLGDAGDRLFGTK, from the coding sequence GTGATAAAAAAAGTTCAACATGCTTTAATCTTGAATGAATTGACAAAACTGCGTGATAAAAATACAACAACCTCCCAGTTTCGCATGGCCTTGAATCAAATCACTTCATTACTCTTTTTTGAAGCAACTAAACAGCTACCACTAGCAACAGTTGAAGTTGAAACTCCCTTTGCTAAAACAAAGGGCTACAAATTAAAAAATGACATTGTTCTTGTACCTATTATGCGTGCTGGACTTGGAATGATTGATGCTATTGTTCGCTATTCAGATAAAATCAGAGTTGGTCATTTAGGAATCTATCGTCAAACCCAAACAACCAGTGTAATTTCATACTATAAAAAGATGCCTGAAAACATCTCTGATTCACATGTTATTATTCTTGATCCTATGCTTGCTACTGGAACTACATTGTTAACTGCTATTAAATCTATTAAAGAAGATAAACCTATCAAAATTAGTGTTATTGCTATAGTAGCAGCACCTGAAGGAATTAATAAAGTAGAAAAAATGCATCCTCATGTTGATATATTTCTTGCAGCAATTGATGAAAAGTTAAATGACAATAGATACATAATCCCTGGTCTTGGTGATGCTGGGGACCGTTTATTTGGTACTAAATAA